Proteins found in one Paenibacillus dendritiformis genomic segment:
- a CDS encoding LTA synthase family protein has product MNRVMRKRHIRIQPIVGISLLLLAKLALLRIFFFGGITGLGLLSDVLSLLAIMSLLELALPRRGKRGVYWAINAVFSLMLFAATLYRIHFNTVPTYTALGGLGQVPQIRGSITVLIQPYHFLFFADIAIALAIGGVRLFSRSSKRELAGLQRERPRTGTLRGKIAAALALVISAAVSLQFIADGSRIDNELVQAERLGFLNYQVASAIKSKRENDMIAQGNLQDTIRRVNELQSTYPYRKEEKKGAKPAHFGEAKGMNVIVVQMEAFQNFPIHLKLGDQEITPVLNRLAKEGYYFPHVYQQIGQGNTSDAEFMSNTSIYPTGTVAMSTGFGGRELPSLPRLLNKLQYQSATFHINDVHFWSRNLLYPGLGFDRYFDQPYYENDHFNDFGASDEELYRVGSEKLAEMAATGDPFYAQFVTTSSHAPFVVPPDRRRLKLPPEMENTQLGHYLTAINYTDYALGRFIDQLKAEGVWDNTVLVAYGDHSGVNPAETDGKEITAQLGIPYDNKVSRFNIPLIIHVPGQKSGKTVELTGGQVDIMPTVANLLGISLKEQQFTAFGRDLLNTDNNVIGMRYYLPTGSFFTNDILFVPGTGFEDGEAISLRTLEPMHDLEPYRRDYEYILSLMKLSDEYVQLLPKR; this is encoded by the coding sequence ATGAATAGAGTAATGCGCAAGCGCCATATTCGAATACAGCCCATAGTTGGCATCTCTCTCTTGCTACTGGCGAAGCTGGCCTTGCTCCGCATTTTCTTTTTCGGAGGGATTACGGGACTGGGGCTGCTCAGCGACGTTTTGTCCTTGCTCGCCATTATGAGCTTGCTGGAGTTGGCCCTGCCGCGCCGGGGGAAGCGCGGCGTCTATTGGGCGATCAACGCCGTCTTTTCGCTGATGCTGTTCGCTGCTACCTTGTACCGGATTCATTTCAATACGGTGCCGACGTATACGGCGCTTGGCGGATTGGGGCAAGTGCCGCAAATCCGGGGCAGCATTACCGTATTGATTCAGCCGTATCATTTTCTCTTTTTTGCGGATATCGCGATCGCCTTGGCGATCGGAGGTGTGCGCTTGTTCAGCCGGTCGTCCAAGCGGGAGCTTGCGGGACTGCAGCGGGAGCGGCCGCGAACCGGCACGCTGCGGGGCAAAATCGCCGCCGCGCTCGCGCTCGTCATCAGCGCGGCGGTCTCCCTGCAGTTTATTGCCGACGGCAGCCGTATCGACAATGAACTGGTGCAGGCGGAGCGCCTTGGCTTCCTGAATTACCAGGTCGCGTCGGCCATCAAGAGCAAGCGGGAGAATGATATGATTGCCCAAGGCAACCTCCAGGACACGATCCGGCGGGTGAACGAGCTGCAATCGACATATCCTTACCGCAAGGAAGAAAAGAAGGGCGCGAAGCCGGCGCATTTCGGCGAGGCGAAGGGCATGAACGTCATTGTCGTGCAGATGGAAGCCTTTCAAAATTTCCCGATTCATTTAAAGCTCGGCGACCAAGAGATAACGCCGGTGTTGAATCGGCTCGCGAAAGAAGGCTATTATTTTCCTCATGTGTATCAGCAGATCGGCCAGGGCAATACTTCGGACGCGGAATTTATGTCCAATACGTCGATTTACCCGACTGGCACGGTTGCGATGTCGACAGGTTTCGGCGGCAGGGAGCTTCCCAGCCTGCCGCGCCTGTTGAACAAGCTTCAGTATCAATCGGCGACGTTCCATATCAATGATGTCCACTTCTGGAGCCGCAACCTGTTGTATCCCGGTCTCGGCTTTGATCGTTATTTCGATCAGCCTTATTACGAGAACGATCATTTCAATGATTTCGGCGCTTCGGATGAGGAATTATACCGCGTCGGCAGCGAGAAGCTGGCGGAGATGGCCGCCACCGGCGATCCGTTCTATGCCCAGTTCGTGACGACGTCCAGCCACGCTCCGTTCGTGGTCCCTCCGGATCGCCGCCGGCTGAAGCTGCCTCCCGAGATGGAGAATACGCAGCTTGGGCATTATTTGACGGCCATCAATTACACCGATTATGCGTTGGGCCGCTTCATCGACCAGCTCAAAGCCGAAGGCGTATGGGACAACACGGTGCTGGTTGCCTATGGGGATCATTCTGGCGTCAATCCGGCGGAGACCGACGGGAAAGAGATTACCGCCCAATTGGGCATCCCTTATGATAATAAGGTAAGCCGCTTCAATATCCCGCTCATTATTCACGTGCCGGGGCAGAAGAGCGGCAAGACGGTGGAGCTTACCGGGGGCCAGGTCGATATTATGCCGACGGTGGCCAATTTGCTTGGCATCTCCCTGAAGGAGCAGCAGTTCACCGCATTCGGGCGGGATCTGCTGAACACGGACAACAATGTCATCGGCATGCGCTATTATTTGCCGACCGGGTCGTTTTTTACGAATGATATTTTATTCGTGCCGGGAACGGGCTTCGAAGACGGCGAGGCGATCTCGCTCCGCACACTGGAGCCGATGCATGATCTTGAGCCTTACCGCCGCGATTATGAGTATATTTTATCGTTAATGAAGCTGTCGGATGAGTATGTCCAACTGCTGCCCAAGCGGTAG